In Actinomycetota bacterium, the sequence GACTCCGGCGTCAGCCGATGGGTCGAGCCGTCGTACGTGCTGCGGAACGTCACGCCGTCGTCGTCGACCTTCGGTTCGAGAGAGAACACCTGGTATCCCCCGGAATCGGTGAGCGTCAGGCCATCCCAGCCCGCGAAGCGCCCGAGTCCGCCGAAGCGGGCGACGGTATCTGCCCCCGGTCGCAGCATCAGGTGGTAGGTGTTGCCGAGGACGATCTCGGCACCGAGGCGCTCGTAGTCGGAGGCGCTCAGGTACTTGACCGCACCGCGCGTGCCCACCGGCATGAAGCACGGCGTCTGGTAGCTGCCGCGGGCGGTGTATGCGGTGCCCGTGCGCGCCGTCCCGTCGGTGGCACGCACCACCAGCGACACCGGATGCATCAGTGCTCGCTCTCCAAGTGGCGGTCGAGCAGCATCGCGTCGCCGAACGACAGCATCCGGTAGCCGGCCGCGAGCGCGTCGGCGTAGAGCCGCCGCCAGCGCGGGCCGACGAAGGCGTCGACCATCATCAGCAGCGTCGTGCGGGGCAGGTGGAAGTTCGTCATCAGCAAGTCGACGAGCTGCCACTCGTATCCCCGGTGCACGAACAGGTCGGTGCGCCCTTCGAGCTTGCCGGTGGAGGCCGCCGTCTCGAGCGCTCGCACGGCTGTCGTCCCGACCGCCACCACCCGGCGGGCTTCACGCGCCCGATGCAGCACGTCGGCAGGGACGCGGAAGCGCTCGGTGTGGATCAGGTGCTCGCGCGGATCTGGCTCGCTGACCGGCTGGAACGTGTCGAGCCCGACGACGAGCTCGACCCTCGCCGTCTCGATACCTCGATCGTCGAGCATGCGGAGGACCTGGGGGGTGAGGTGCAGCCCCGCGGTCGGCGCCGCGGCCGAGCCCGGCGGCGACGCGTACACGGTCTGGTACCGCTCCGGGTGCTCCAGCGCCGTCGTGATGTAGGGCGGCAACGGCATCTCGCCGTAGCGGGCCAGCGCCTGGAGTGGATCGGGGCCCCCCAGCAGAGCGACGGTGAACGTGTCGCCCGACGGCCGGCGGCGGCCCACCTCGACCACGGCAACGCCGTCCGCGCCGAACAGCTGCTCGCCGACGCGCAGCTTGCGTGCCGGGCGCACGAGCGCTTCCCACGCGTGCTGCTCCCCGTCGACCGGCTCGAGCAGCAGCACCTCGGCCGCGCCGCCGGTGGCCCGGTGCAGCCGGAGCCGGGCTGGGATCACCCGCGTCTCGTTGACCACGAGCAGGTCGCCGTCGCCCAGCAGTTCGGGCAGGTCGCGCACGTGGCGATGCTCGGGAGCCGCCGCTCCTCGGTCCACCAGCAGACGCGCCGCGTCGCGGGGCTCGATCGGGGTCTGCGCGATCTGGTCGGCGGGCAGGTCGTAGTCGAAGTCGGCGAGACGCACGGCACCGACACCCTACGGGCGTGCCCGCACCGACGCTGTGCCAGCATGGGCGGCGATGAGCAACACCCGCCGCACCGATTCCGTCGCGGTCAACGACGGCTCGTTCGACCTGCACGTGTGGACGCCGAGCGAGGGCCGTGGCCCTGGCATCGTGTTGATCCAGGAGATCTTCGGCGTCGGGGCCTACATCAGCGCCGTCGCCGAACGCCTCGCCGATGCGGGTTACGTGGTGGGCGCGCCGGACGTCTTCTGGCGCTTCGCCCCCGGCTGGGCGGCCGAACACGACGAGGCCGGCCTCACCGCGTCGATCGAGGTCGTCGCGCAGCTCGACGCGGCGAAGGCAATCGCCGACTGCGTGGCCGCGTTGGAGCACCTGCGCGCGATGCCGGCCACCGGCGGCTTGGCAGGCGTGATGGGCTTCTGCCTCGGCGGCACGCTCGCGTGGGGCGTGGCCGCGGCAGGCGAGCCGGAGTGCTGCGTCAGCTACTACGGCTCGATGGTGCCCGCGATGCTCGACCTCGCCGGGCAGGTGAGCTGCCCGACGCTCTTCCACTTCGGCAACGCCGACGCGTACATCGCGAACGAGGGCGTCGACGCCGTCAGCGCGATGATCGCCGGCCGCGACGGGTTCGTGCTGAACGTCGAACACGCCGGCCACGCGTTCGACAACCACGAGTCGGCGATCTTCTACGACGAGAACGCGGCGAAGGCGGCGTGGACGAAGACGATGGCGTTCCTCGCCACGCACCTCCCGACCGGTTAGCTAACCGCTAGTCGAAGAGCGCCGGCGGCGGGACGGACGTACCCGCCGGCGGTACGCCGAGGCCGATGTGAGCCCACGCGGCCGGCATCGCCACACGACCGCGTGGGGTGCGCACGATGAGGCCCTGCTGGATGAGGAACGGTTCGTACACGTCCTCGACGGTCTCGGGCTGCTCGCCGACGGCGATCGCTAGCGTCGACAGCCCCACCGGACCGCCGCGGAACTGGCGGCACACCGCACCGAGGATGGCGCGGTCGACCTTGTCGAGGCCGCGCTCGTCGACGCCGAACAGGGCGAGTCCCTCGTGCGCGGTCGTCTCGTCGATCGATCCGTCGCCGCGCACCTCGGCGAAGTCGCGTACGCGGCGCAGCAGCCGGTTGGCGATGCGCGGTGTGCCGCGGCTGCGGCGCGCGATCTCGCGCGAGCCGGCGACGTCGATGGATACGCCGAGGATCCCCGCGGCGCGCCCGACGATGGACTCGAGCTCCGCGTCGTCGTAGTAGTCGAGCCGGGCGACGAGCCCGAACCGATCACGCAGCGGCCCGGTGATCATCCCCGTGCGGGTGGTGGCGCCGACGAGCGTGAACCGCGGCAGGGTCAGGCGGATGCTCGACGCGGCGGGGCCCTTGCCGACGACGATGTCGAGCTGGAAGTCCTCCATCGCCGGGTAGAGGATCTCTTCCACCGACCGGCTCAACCGGTGGATCTCGTCGATGAACAGCACGTCGCCGTCGTCGAGCTTGGTGAGGATCGCGGCGAGGTCGCCCGCGCGCTCCAGCGCCGGCCCGCTCGTGATGTGCAGGTGCACCCCCATCTCGGTGGCGACGATGCCGGCGAGCGTGGTCTTGCCGAGCCCCGGCGGGCCGGCGAACAGCAGGTGATCGGCAGCCTGCCCGCGCCGCCGGGCAGCTTCGAGAACGATCGTCAGGTGCTCTTTCAGCTCGCGCTGGCCGACGAACTCGGCGAGCGCACGTGGGCGCAGACCGGCCTCATCGGCGGCCTCGACGTCGTCTGCGGCCAGCGGCTCGAGAAACTCGTCACGCACGTCGGGCCCCCAGGGCCTTCAGCGCGTCGCGCAGCATCTCGGCCGGCTCGCCGTCGGCGGGCAGCTCCCGCAGCACGTCGCGGATCTCGGTGTCGGCGTATCCGAGCCCGGCGAGCGCCTCACGCACGTCGCCGACGGCCGAGGTGCCGCCGCCGCCGACGGGGTCGAGGACGGGTACCGAGAGCCGGTTCTTCAGCTCGACGAGCAGCCGCTCAGCCGTCTTCTTGCCGACACCGGGGACGAGGGTCAAGGCGGCCACGTCCGCGCTGGCGACGATGTCGACGAGCGCCGCGGGCTGGTGCGTGCCCAGGATGGCGAGAGCGAGCGCCGGACCGACACCGTGGGTCGCGATGAGCACTCCGAACGCGGTGCGCTCGTCGCGACCGGCGAAGCCGTAGAGCGTCTGCGCGTCTTCGCGGATGTGATGGTGGACGTGGAGGAACACCGTGCTCGTCGGTTCCAGTTCGGCCAGTGTGCGCGGGGTGACGGTGACCACGTAGCCGATCCCGCCGACCTCGATCAGCACCGTGCCGTCGAGGCCGCGCTCGAGCACCGCGCCCCGCAGCGACCCGATCATCGGGCCCGACCTGTCGTGGCGGCGCGGACTCGGGCGCGCAGCGGACTGATCGCTAGGTGGCAGAGGGCGAGCGCGGCCGCGTCGGCGGCATCGGCGGGTTGGGGCAGCGTGGGCAGGCCGAGGCGGGCCTGCACCATCTTCTGCACCTGCTCCTTCGTCGCACTCCCCCACCCGGCCACGGCGTCTTTCACCTGGCTCGGCGTGTACTGGACCACCTCGCAACCCGCAGCGGCAGCCGAGGCGAGAACGATGCCGCTCGCCTGGCCGACACTCATCGCGGTGCGGACGTTCACTTGGAAGAACACCTGCTCCACGGCCACGGCACCGGGCGTGAACTCGACGAGCAACGCTTCCACCTCGGTCCGCAGCGCCGCCAGGCGCCACGCGAGTTCGTCGCCGGGCGGGGTGCGGATGACGCCGAGGGCCACCGCACGCGCCGACGAGGGACCAAGGGTCTCGACGACGGCGTAACCGCACCGGGTGAGGCCGGGGTCGACGCCGAGTACCCGGTTCAGGGCTGGCACGAACACGCGTACGACGCTAGCGGGCCCGAGCGGCCCGCCGGTGGATCCTTGCCGTTCAGGAGCCGGTCTCGGCTGCCTTGACGGCTTCGACGAGCTCGCTCACCGGGCGGTAGGTGAGACCCGCGATGGCGCGGTGCGCATAGCGGACGACCCCCGCGGCGTCGACGACGAACACGCTGCGGCGAGGGAAGCCGAGCGGGCCGAGCGTGCCGTACGCGGCGGCGACACGCTTGTCGACGTCGGCGAGGAGGGGGAAGGCGAAACCGTGCTTGCCGGAGAACTTGTCGTGACTGGGAACGTCCTGGGCAGAGATGGCGAGCACCTGCGCGCCTACCTGCTCGAACTCGCCGAGACCGTCGTTGTAGCTGTTGAGCTGCTTGGTGCACACCGGCGTGTCGTCGCCGGGGTAGAAGACGAGCACGACGGGCTGGCCGGCATAGTCCGCCAACGAGTACTCACGTCCTTCGGTTCCCGGCAGCGCGAAGTCCGGTGCGGGGTCGCCGGGCCCGACGCTCATGTCTCCACCACCTCGTCCATCAGGGATTCGGCAATGTCGAAATTCGCGAACACGTCCTGCACGTCGTCATTGTCCTCCAACGCGTCCATGATGCGCAGGATCTTGCGGGCATCGCCGGCGTCGGTCACCTCGATCGTGGTCGACGGCACCATCGTCGACTCGGCCGACAGCACCTCGATGCCCGCGGCTTCGAGCGACGACTTCACGTCGTACACGTCGGAGGGCTCGCTCGTGACCCGCCAGCTGTCGCCGTCGCGGGAGACGTCGTCGGCTCCGGCTTCCAGCGCGGCCAGCATCAGCTCGTCCTCACCGACGGCTTCGGGCACCAACAACACCCCCCTCCGGCTGAACTGCCAACCGACGGCGCCGGGCTCGGCCATCGACCCGCCGAGCTTCGCGAAGACGTTGCGGATCTCCGCGCCGGTGCGGTTGCGATTGTCGGTCAGCACGTCGATCAGCAAGGCCACCCCGCCCGGCGCGTAGCCCTCGTAGGTGATCGCCTCGTACGACTCGCCGCTGTCCTCACCCGTACCCCGCTTGATCGCCCGGTCGATGGCATCGTTCGTCATCTGGGCTGCCTTGGCCTTCTGCACCATCGTGCGCAAGGTGGCGTTGCTCTGCACGTCGCCTCCCCCGGCGCGGGCAGCGACCTCGATCTGGCGGGCGACCTTCGCGAACAGCTTGCCGCGCGCTTTGTCGGCTGCCCCCTTCTTGTGCTTGATCGTGGCCCATTTGGAGTGACCGGACATCTTCAGACCTCGGTGATCGGCGACGACGACGTCGCGAGTTGCATGAACATGGCATGGAGCCGGGCATCGGGCGTCAGCTCGGGGTGGAAGGCGGCGACCATCACCGCGCCCTCGCGCAACAGCACGGGAGTGCCGGCGTGGGTGGCGAGCACCTCGACCGTCGGCCCGTGGGACTGAACCTGCGGGGCGCGGACGAACACCGCGTGGAAGGGCTCGTCGAGCCCGGACACGGCGAGATCCGTCTCGAAGCTGTCCACCTGGCGACCGTACGCGTTGCGGCGCACGCTCAGATCGACGGCGCCGAGGGAGCGCTGGTCGGGGCGGCCGTCGACGACGTCCGTAGCGAGCAGGATCATCCCCGCGCAGGTGCCGAAGACGGGCATGCCGTCGGCGAGCCTCGCCTTCAGCGCGTCGAACAACCCCGACGTGGTGAGCAGGCGCGACATCGTCGTGCTCTCCCCACCCGGGAGGACGAGTGCGTCGACGGCCTCCAGATCCTTTGGTTGCCTGACCTGGCTGGTGCGCGCGCCGAGCTCAGCGAGTCGCTGCTCGTGGACGGCGAACGCGCCCTGCAGCGCGAGCACGCCGACGCGCATCGAGCACCGGTCCACCTGGAGGCCTCGTAGCCGCGTTCACGGCGGCGTCACCACCCGCGCTCGGCGTAGCGCTCGGTGACCTCGTCCATCGCGATGCCGGTCATCGGGGCGCCGAGGCCGCGGCTGACCTTCGCGAGGATGTGGGGGTCCTTGAAGTGCGCGGTGGCCTCGACGATTGCCTTCGCGCGCGGCAGCGGATCTTCGCTCTTGAAGATCCCCGACCCGACGAACACCGCTTCGGCGCCGAGCTGCATGGCGAGCCCGGCGTCGGCGGGGGTGGCGATGCCCCCGGCGCAGAACACCGGAACGGGCAGCCAGCCGGTCTCGGCCACCTCTTGCACGAGCGGCAGCGGCGCCTGCAGCCGCTTGGCCCAGTCGAACAGCTCGGCGGGGTCGGCCTGGGTGATCTTGCGGATGTCACCGGTGATCGAGCGCAGGTGGCGCACGGCCTCGACGATGTTGCCGGTGCCGGCCTCGCCCTTGGAGCGGATCAGGCAAGCGCCCTCGCTGATCCGGCGCAACGCCTCGCCGAGATTGGTCGCCCCGCAGACGAAGGGCACGGTGAACGCCCACTTGTCGATGTGGTGGCTCTCGTCGGCGGGAGTGAGCACCTCGCTCTCGTCGACGAAGTCGACGCCGAGCGCCTCGAGGATCTGAGCCTCGACGAAGTGGCCGATGCGGGCCTTGGCCATCACCGGGATGGACACCGCGGCCTTGATCCCCTCGATCATCTCGGGGTCGCTCATCCGGGCCACACCGCCGTCGCGGCGGATGTCGGCGGGCACGCGCTCGAGGGCCATCACCGCACATGCACCGGAGTCCTCGGCGATCTTCGCCTGCTCCGCGGTGACGACGTCCATGATGACGCCACCCTTCAGCATCTCGGCCAGCCCACGCTTGACCGGGAAGGTTCCTGTGGCGCGTTCGGGGTGCGAACCGGCGACGGTCATGGGTGCAATCGTACCGGGCGCCGCCAGCGCGGCGCCCTACCGTTGCGTGGTACCGACACTCCCCGGATCAGGGCCAGGGAACGCTCGCCGCATCGACGCCGGCAGGCACGATCGCCGCCTGGTCGCCGCGGGTCAGCTCGATCCACGTCCTGCCCGGGGTCAACCGGATCTCGTCTCCGTCGGCATTCGTGAACGTCCACGGCGAGAATTGGTCGGCACGGTGCCACCGGGCGAGGTATGCCTGCCCGTCGGTCAGCACCAGCGCGTCGCCCTCGCCGGTCGTCACCGCTTCCGGGCTGCGCGCGTCGGCGGGGCTCGGGCGGTACTGCACCGTCAGCACGACGACGTTCGAGGCGTCGATCTGCGTGCCGTCGGCAACGGTATGGGGCGAGTTCTCGTGGAACCGCCAGAAGACGCCGGCAGCGGGATCCCACTCCCAGCGAGCGCGCATGCCGCCGTCCATCTGCAACTTCACCCCGGCGATCTCCACGTCGCCGTCGGCCTCTTCGCCGGCGGCGCGGAACGTGAGCTGCGGGCGTGGCGGGGGGCTGCCGGCGGGGTTCGCCGCCCACCCACCGGCGGGGCGGGCATAGAAGTTGTGGGGCATGCGGCGGTCGCTGCTGCGGTAGTAGTCGATGCCGGCCAGCCCGTAGGGGCCCATGTCGACGAGCGTGCTGGCGCGGATGGCGTCGGTGACCCGCGCGTTGCCGCCGCTCCACACGAAGAGCGGGCGGTCGAGCGAGCTGAGCAAGTCGATGTCCTGGGTGCGTCCGGAGCGCACCGGGCCGACCGGGTCGGGGACGAGGCTGTGGAACACCGCCGCGAAGCGGGTCCACCCCTCGACGTTCTCCTCGTAGACGATGTCGGCCAGGTTGAGCCCGCTCTGCGGGCGCGCGGCCTGCCTGTTGTCGATCTTCACGACAAGCGCCGGCCGGGTCGGCGCGCCGGGGTCGTACACGGGCAAGCCGTTCAGGGGCGTCGTCGGCAGCGGCTCGGTGGTGGATGTGGTGCTGGTGGTCGGCGCCGCGGTCGTCGACGTGACCCTGGTGGTGGTCGGCGCCACGGTGGTGGCGGTGCTCGTCGTCTCGGCCTGCGTCGTCGTCGACTCCGGTTCGGAGCCGTCGTCACCCCCGCTGCACGCGCCGAGCGCGAGAGCGCCGAGGGCGGCGACCACGATCGACGTAGTCAGCAGGCGGGCGCGACGGCGGGGCCGGGCGCGAAACAGCGATTTGTTGGGCATTCGACGACTCACAGCTCCCTTAGCAGGGCGATCCGCTCTTCGAGCGGGGGGTGGGTGTCGAACATCTTATGGAATCGACCCAGGTGGCCGGCGTCACCCACACCGGCCATGGGCTGCTCGATCCAGAGGTGGGCGGTGGCCGTCGATGCCGAATGGGTGACGGTGACGTCGTCGCGGAGCTTCTCGAGGGCCGATATCAGCCCCGGCGGGTACCTCGTCATCTGGCAGGCGGAAACGTCGGCCAGGGTCTCCCGGCGCCGGCTGACCGCGGCCTGCATCCCCCGCGCGATGATCGGAGCGAAGATCAAGAGCGCGAAGCCGAACAGCGCCAACGGGTTGTTCGTCGAATCCCTGTCGCCCTCGCGCTGGATTCGCCCGCCGTTCCACCACATCATCCTGATCGTCATGTCGGTGAGCACCGCGATGGAGCCGACGAGGGTCACCGCGAGCGTCGACAGCAAGATGTCGTAGTTGCGGATGTGCGACAGCTCGTGGGCCACGACGCCTTCCAGCTCCACCCTGTTGAGCTTCTCCAGCAACCCGGTGGTCACCGCGATCGCCGCGTGACGGGGGTTGCGGCCGGTGGCGAAGGCGTTCGGCGCGGGGTCGTCGACGATGTAGATGCGCGGCTTGGGCAGGCCACTCGCGATGCACAGCCCCTCGACCAGGTTGTGCAGCCGCCGGTAGGTGTCGGGGTCGGCGGGTCGGGCACGGCTGACCGCCAGCGCGATGGCATCGGCCTTCCAGTAGGAGGCGAACGCCATGGTCCCCGCGATGACGAGGGCCGCGATCGTGCCGGTGAGGCCATACCCGACGAGCACGCCGACCGCCGCTCCGACGAGGGCGACCAGGCCGACGAACGCGACGATCAGCAGAACGCTCTTGCGCTTGTTCGCGCTGATCAGGTCGTGCATGTGGCGTTACGTGTACCCGGGCTCAGAACTGGACGCGGGGCGCGGTGCGCGCGTCTTCGTCGGCCTCGAAGTACTCGCGGCGCTCGAATCGCATCATGCGGGCGAGGAACACCGTCGGGAACTGGTCGAGCTTGTTGTTGTACGTCATCACGCTGTCGTTGTAGAACTGCCGCGCGTAGGCGACTCGCCCCTCGGTGGCGGTGAGCTCTTCTTGCAGGGCGAGGAAGTTCTGGTTGGCCTTCAGGTCGGGATAGGCCTCGGACAGCGCGAAGAGCTGGCGCAACGCGCCGGTGAGGACGTTGTCGGCCTCGGCCTGCGCGTGCGGGGTGGAGGGCGCGGCCATCGCCGCGTTGCGGGCGCGGATGACGGCATCGAGCGTCTCGCGCTCGTGCGCCGCGTACGCCTTCACCGTCTCGACCAGGTTCGGG encodes:
- the ruvC gene encoding crossover junction endodeoxyribonuclease RuvC is translated as MNRVLGVDPGLTRCGYAVVETLGPSSARAVALGVIRTPPGDELAWRLAALRTEVEALLVEFTPGAVAVEQVFFQVNVRTAMSVGQASGIVLASAAAAGCEVVQYTPSQVKDAVAGWGSATKEQVQKMVQARLGLPTLPQPADAADAAALALCHLAISPLRARVRAATTGRAR
- the ruvA gene encoding Holliday junction branch migration protein RuvA, which gives rise to MIGSLRGAVLERGLDGTVLIEVGGIGYVVTVTPRTLAELEPTSTVFLHVHHHIREDAQTLYGFAGRDERTAFGVLIATHGVGPALALAILGTHQPAALVDIVASADVAALTLVPGVGKKTAERLLVELKNRLSVPVLDPVGGGGTSAVGDVREALAGLGYADTEIRDVLRELPADGEPAEMLRDALKALGARRA
- a CDS encoding DUF3048 domain-containing protein; protein product: MPNKSLFRARPRRRARLLTTSIVVAALGALALGACSGGDDGSEPESTTTQAETTSTATTVAPTTTRVTSTTAAPTTSTTSTTEPLPTTPLNGLPVYDPGAPTRPALVVKIDNRQAARPQSGLNLADIVYEENVEGWTRFAAVFHSLVPDPVGPVRSGRTQDIDLLSSLDRPLFVWSGGNARVTDAIRASTLVDMGPYGLAGIDYYRSSDRRMPHNFYARPAGGWAANPAGSPPPRPQLTFRAAGEEADGDVEIAGVKLQMDGGMRARWEWDPAAGVFWRFHENSPHTVADGTQIDASNVVVLTVQYRPSPADARSPEAVTTGEGDALVLTDGQAYLARWHRADQFSPWTFTNADGDEIRLTPGRTWIELTRGDQAAIVPAGVDAASVPWP
- a CDS encoding LemA family protein, with product MIWLLVILGIVVLVLLAGVFAYNSLIRRRNQVENSWAQIDVQLKRRLDLIPNLVETVKAYAAHERETLDAVIRARNAAMAAPSTPHAQAEADNVLTGALRQLFALSEAYPDLKANQNFLALQEELTATEGRVAYARQFYNDSVMTYNNKLDQFPTVFLARMMRFERREYFEADEDARTAPRVQF
- the pdxT gene encoding pyridoxal 5'-phosphate synthase glutaminase subunit PdxT; the encoded protein is MRVGVLALQGAFAVHEQRLAELGARTSQVRQPKDLEAVDALVLPGGESTTMSRLLTTSGLFDALKARLADGMPVFGTCAGMILLATDVVDGRPDQRSLGAVDLSVRRNAYGRQVDSFETDLAVSGLDEPFHAVFVRAPQVQSHGPTVEVLATHAGTPVLLREGAVMVAAFHPELTPDARLHAMFMQLATSSSPITEV
- a CDS encoding YebC/PmpR family DNA-binding transcriptional regulator, translating into MSGHSKWATIKHKKGAADKARGKLFAKVARQIEVAARAGGGDVQSNATLRTMVQKAKAAQMTNDAIDRAIKRGTGEDSGESYEAITYEGYAPGGVALLIDVLTDNRNRTGAEIRNVFAKLGGSMAEPGAVGWQFSRRGVLLVPEAVGEDELMLAALEAGADDVSRDGDSWRVTSEPSDVYDVKSSLEAAGIEVLSAESTMVPSTTIEVTDAGDARKILRIMDALEDNDDVQDVFANFDIAESLMDEVVET
- the pdxS gene encoding pyridoxal 5'-phosphate synthase lyase subunit PdxS; this encodes MTVAGSHPERATGTFPVKRGLAEMLKGGVIMDVVTAEQAKIAEDSGACAVMALERVPADIRRDGGVARMSDPEMIEGIKAAVSIPVMAKARIGHFVEAQILEALGVDFVDESEVLTPADESHHIDKWAFTVPFVCGATNLGEALRRISEGACLIRSKGEAGTGNIVEAVRHLRSITGDIRKITQADPAELFDWAKRLQAPLPLVQEVAETGWLPVPVFCAGGIATPADAGLAMQLGAEAVFVGSGIFKSEDPLPRAKAIVEATAHFKDPHILAKVSRGLGAPMTGIAMDEVTERYAERGW
- the ruvB gene encoding Holliday junction branch migration DNA helicase RuvB, which translates into the protein MRDEFLEPLAADDVEAADEAGLRPRALAEFVGQRELKEHLTIVLEAARRRGQAADHLLFAGPPGLGKTTLAGIVATEMGVHLHITSGPALERAGDLAAILTKLDDGDVLFIDEIHRLSRSVEEILYPAMEDFQLDIVVGKGPAASSIRLTLPRFTLVGATTRTGMITGPLRDRFGLVARLDYYDDAELESIVGRAAGILGVSIDVAGSREIARRSRGTPRIANRLLRRVRDFAEVRGDGSIDETTAHEGLALFGVDERGLDKVDRAILGAVCRQFRGGPVGLSTLAIAVGEQPETVEDVYEPFLIQQGLIVRTPRGRVAMPAAWAHIGLGVPPAGTSVPPPALFD
- a CDS encoding M48 family metalloprotease — its product is MHDLISANKRKSVLLIVAFVGLVALVGAAVGVLVGYGLTGTIAALVIAGTMAFASYWKADAIALAVSRARPADPDTYRRLHNLVEGLCIASGLPKPRIYIVDDPAPNAFATGRNPRHAAIAVTTGLLEKLNRVELEGVVAHELSHIRNYDILLSTLAVTLVGSIAVLTDMTIRMMWWNGGRIQREGDRDSTNNPLALFGFALLIFAPIIARGMQAAVSRRRETLADVSACQMTRYPPGLISALEKLRDDVTVTHSASTATAHLWIEQPMAGVGDAGHLGRFHKMFDTHPPLEERIALLREL
- a CDS encoding peroxiredoxin; its protein translation is MSVGPGDPAPDFALPGTEGREYSLADYAGQPVVLVFYPGDDTPVCTKQLNSYNDGLGEFEQVGAQVLAISAQDVPSHDKFSGKHGFAFPLLADVDKRVAAAYGTLGPLGFPRRSVFVVDAAGVVRYAHRAIAGLTYRPVSELVEAVKAAETGS
- the queA gene encoding tRNA preQ1(34) S-adenosylmethionine ribosyltransferase-isomerase QueA, which translates into the protein MRLADFDYDLPADQIAQTPIEPRDAARLLVDRGAAAPEHRHVRDLPELLGDGDLLVVNETRVIPARLRLHRATGGAAEVLLLEPVDGEQHAWEALVRPARKLRVGEQLFGADGVAVVEVGRRRPSGDTFTVALLGGPDPLQALARYGEMPLPPYITTALEHPERYQTVYASPPGSAAAPTAGLHLTPQVLRMLDDRGIETARVELVVGLDTFQPVSEPDPREHLIHTERFRVPADVLHRAREARRVVAVGTTAVRALETAASTGKLEGRTDLFVHRGYEWQLVDLLMTNFHLPRTTLLMMVDAFVGPRWRRLYADALAAGYRMLSFGDAMLLDRHLESEH
- a CDS encoding dienelactone hydrolase family protein, which encodes MSNTRRTDSVAVNDGSFDLHVWTPSEGRGPGIVLIQEIFGVGAYISAVAERLADAGYVVGAPDVFWRFAPGWAAEHDEAGLTASIEVVAQLDAAKAIADCVAALEHLRAMPATGGLAGVMGFCLGGTLAWGVAAAGEPECCVSYYGSMVPAMLDLAGQVSCPTLFHFGNADAYIANEGVDAVSAMIAGRDGFVLNVEHAGHAFDNHESAIFYDENAAKAAWTKTMAFLATHLPTG